A genome region from Pygocentrus nattereri isolate fPygNat1 chromosome 10, fPygNat1.pri, whole genome shotgun sequence includes the following:
- the gchfr gene encoding GTP cyclohydrolase 1 feedback regulatory protein isoform X2, with protein sequence MPYILISTQIRLTGPTMVGDEYSDPAIMSYLGARKTTMLGNNFSEYHVDEPPRLVLDKLEKLGYKVVTMTGVGQTLVWCLHKDANDL encoded by the exons ATGCCTTACATTCTCATCAGCACACAGATCCGGCTG actgGGCCCACCATGGTAGGAGACGAGTACTCAGATCCTGCCATCATGAGCTATTTGGGAGCCAGGAAAACAACCATGCTGGGGAACAATTT ttcAGAATACCACGTGGATGAACCTCCTCGATTGGTCCTAGATAAGCTTGAGAAGCTCGGCTATAAAGTTGTGACCATGACGGGTGTTGGTCAGACTCTGGTGTGGTGCCTTCACAAAGATGCCAATGACCTCTGA
- the gchfr gene encoding GTP cyclohydrolase 1 feedback regulatory protein isoform X1 produces MPYILISTQIRLETGPTMVGDEYSDPAIMSYLGARKTTMLGNNFSEYHVDEPPRLVLDKLEKLGYKVVTMTGVGQTLVWCLHKDANDL; encoded by the exons ATGCCTTACATTCTCATCAGCACACAGATCCGGCTG gagactgGGCCCACCATGGTAGGAGACGAGTACTCAGATCCTGCCATCATGAGCTATTTGGGAGCCAGGAAAACAACCATGCTGGGGAACAATTT ttcAGAATACCACGTGGATGAACCTCCTCGATTGGTCCTAGATAAGCTTGAGAAGCTCGGCTATAAAGTTGTGACCATGACGGGTGTTGGTCAGACTCTGGTGTGGTGCCTTCACAAAGATGCCAATGACCTCTGA